The proteins below are encoded in one region of Streptomyces cyanogenus:
- a CDS encoding CU044_2847 family protein, which translates to MAELVMMTVDGDREGTAVFEVDGSLVGSDLELAADDGVVSRAQTSLRQALERVRPALSQVSETVQELKPDEMEIQFGLKIGGESGVIIAKGTTEVNFAVRVVWKRA; encoded by the coding sequence GTGGCAGAACTCGTCATGATGACGGTGGACGGTGATCGCGAAGGCACTGCCGTCTTCGAGGTTGACGGCAGCCTGGTGGGCTCGGACCTGGAACTTGCTGCGGACGACGGCGTGGTATCCCGAGCCCAGACCTCGCTCCGTCAGGCACTGGAGCGCGTGAGGCCAGCTCTGTCGCAGGTGTCTGAAACGGTCCAAGAGCTTAAGCCGGATGAGATGGAGATTCAGTTCGGGCTGAAGATCGGCGGCGAAAGCGGCGTGATCATCGCCAAGGGGACGACAGAGGTGAACTTCGCCGTCCGGGTGGTCTGGAAGCGCGCTTGA
- a CDS encoding ATP-binding protein, producing the protein MHARREGFIVKIRSAVSGAPIGLGFVVGDRHIVTCAHVVNAALGRDKYRLERPHDDVRVQVEFVLLGDVDGAPLRVCRVEAWDPPAGPGGSGRDVAGLVVVGGDTLPVGAGPARLVDARIDLTADSQVSMFGYPSVPARKDKGAWTTCSVRGAVGGGLIQLDARAEAALRAQPGYSGTPVVATDRWGDAAVGMLAIASKEGAEQDAYAVALSEVATAWPEVLGRLVLPPCPYRGLQAFTAADAQAGIFVGREREVKRLREMVRVQPLVVVTGPSGVGKSSLVAAGLQPSLSADGWMVASFRPGVTPYESVARALLDLEHPGANHSLEQLDHRARALREDGFWPVASKVSLLTGKRLALIGDQFEEVLSGSPDTDKTLQFLQHLLPPPDTVQDPNVRLVCTLRADFLPDLLELPQIGSRLQDRQLNVSPLDEAALTRVIVEPAQLAGVAFSPGLAEKIAREASRAAGSLPLLEFTLTELWPLQGERQISFDSYHGLGGVAGALNQHAEKAYYWLHDQLRLDEQRIRRALLSMIRARGGAASAVRVTAERSHLGTDWHIAQLLADPDRRLVILGSDGPETAEIAHEALIREWDRLSAWVEEDADFQQWLTVMEERARDEDLLSATRVAEAQRWLGERGPDIPEKVANLIRLSSDAILEQQQTQQLLSQSQEIAAQLRHQTAQLEERQKALQASNAQLEERAELLTLRNLDVEEKNAEIEEARQVLEERAEQLVLSMRNKSWFMANMSHELRTPLNSLLILAKLLADNDEKNLSPRQIGFAKTIHDAGSDLLQLIDDILDLSMVEAGKMKVLADPATLVELADYLRALFNPLAAEKGLNFSVRVSPELPPTLLTDEHRLLQVMRNLVSNAIKFTDSGEVGVAIHPAGTDVPPAIRRQLMEAGSLSGPGVDVVAFAVIDTGVGIVASQLEVIFEAFKQVDAISRRKYGGAGLGLTISREIAWLLGGEIHVQSEPGHGSTFTLYLPLYPSDPSQDDETTAKAQNEFAALIRRRQAAAALRQQQAALLDLTGAEAPSKNLDEHGVVEVDRDIRFDGEVLIVDHDIRSVFALTSLLEGHGLYVSYAEDGDEALDLLEQRDGIRVVVIDVMLPVADGPTTIAKIRRTARGRAMPIIALASGGALGGQELAVEAGASDCVAKPVDPDVLLPMLRRWIEEPSDAPEAGP; encoded by the coding sequence ATGCACGCTCGGCGGGAAGGGTTCATCGTAAAGATCCGGTCAGCAGTCTCAGGCGCTCCCATCGGCCTCGGTTTCGTTGTCGGAGACCGGCACATCGTCACATGTGCACATGTCGTCAATGCAGCGCTCGGACGTGACAAGTACCGCCTTGAACGCCCTCATGACGACGTTCGAGTCCAGGTTGAGTTCGTCTTGCTGGGCGACGTCGATGGCGCGCCGCTGCGTGTCTGCCGAGTCGAGGCGTGGGATCCGCCCGCTGGACCAGGCGGTTCTGGACGTGACGTAGCCGGCTTGGTCGTCGTGGGTGGAGACACACTGCCTGTTGGAGCCGGGCCGGCGCGGCTGGTCGATGCACGTATTGACCTGACCGCCGATTCCCAGGTATCGATGTTCGGCTATCCGAGTGTCCCCGCCAGAAAGGACAAGGGTGCCTGGACCACCTGCTCTGTACGTGGAGCAGTCGGTGGTGGTTTGATCCAGCTCGATGCCCGCGCCGAGGCCGCCTTGCGAGCTCAGCCCGGTTACAGCGGCACGCCAGTTGTGGCGACGGATCGCTGGGGCGATGCAGCCGTAGGGATGCTCGCAATCGCGAGCAAAGAAGGTGCAGAGCAAGATGCGTATGCAGTGGCCCTGTCAGAGGTAGCAACTGCCTGGCCCGAGGTCCTGGGTCGGTTGGTACTTCCGCCGTGTCCATACCGAGGGCTGCAGGCATTCACGGCAGCAGACGCGCAGGCGGGCATCTTCGTGGGGCGCGAGCGCGAGGTCAAGCGGCTCCGGGAAATGGTGAGGGTGCAGCCGCTTGTGGTCGTCACCGGCCCTTCAGGTGTCGGAAAGTCTTCCCTTGTTGCGGCTGGACTGCAGCCTTCGCTTTCGGCAGACGGATGGATGGTGGCGTCCTTCCGGCCAGGAGTGACACCCTATGAATCAGTTGCTCGGGCGCTGCTCGATCTTGAGCATCCTGGAGCGAACCACTCCCTTGAACAGTTGGATCACCGAGCCCGGGCGCTGCGTGAGGACGGGTTTTGGCCCGTAGCTTCGAAGGTTTCCTTGCTCACCGGGAAACGACTGGCCCTCATCGGGGACCAGTTCGAGGAGGTGCTCAGCGGGAGTCCGGACACGGATAAGACGCTGCAGTTCCTGCAGCATCTGCTGCCGCCCCCGGACACCGTGCAAGACCCAAACGTACGTCTGGTGTGCACACTGCGGGCCGACTTTCTTCCCGACTTGCTGGAACTACCTCAGATCGGTTCCCGACTACAAGATCGGCAGCTGAACGTCTCCCCGCTGGACGAAGCAGCACTGACACGGGTGATCGTGGAACCGGCACAACTTGCCGGAGTGGCCTTCAGCCCGGGACTGGCGGAGAAGATCGCCCGTGAGGCCAGCAGGGCAGCAGGTAGTCTGCCACTCCTAGAGTTCACCTTGACCGAACTGTGGCCCTTGCAGGGTGAACGCCAAATCAGTTTCGACAGTTATCACGGCCTCGGCGGCGTTGCTGGAGCCCTGAACCAGCACGCGGAGAAGGCCTACTACTGGCTACACGACCAACTCCGACTGGATGAGCAACGCATCCGTCGTGCTCTGCTATCCATGATTCGAGCCCGCGGTGGGGCGGCCAGCGCCGTCCGCGTGACCGCCGAGCGCTCCCATCTCGGCACTGACTGGCACATCGCCCAGCTACTGGCCGACCCGGACCGACGTCTCGTCATCCTCGGATCCGATGGACCCGAGACAGCCGAGATCGCACACGAAGCACTGATTCGAGAATGGGACAGACTCTCTGCCTGGGTCGAGGAAGACGCCGATTTCCAGCAGTGGCTGACCGTCATGGAAGAACGCGCCCGGGACGAAGACCTCCTCTCCGCTACCCGAGTAGCGGAGGCACAGCGCTGGCTGGGCGAACGCGGCCCGGACATCCCAGAGAAAGTTGCCAATCTCATCCGGCTCAGCAGCGACGCAATCCTTGAGCAACAGCAAACTCAACAGCTGTTAAGCCAATCTCAGGAGATAGCCGCACAACTGCGGCACCAGACGGCACAACTGGAAGAACGACAAAAAGCACTCCAGGCATCCAATGCTCAACTGGAGGAAAGAGCTGAACTGCTGACACTGCGGAACCTCGACGTCGAGGAAAAGAACGCCGAGATCGAAGAGGCCCGGCAGGTCCTAGAGGAACGTGCCGAACAACTCGTGCTCTCCATGCGCAACAAATCATGGTTCATGGCAAACATGTCACACGAATTGCGCACACCACTCAACTCACTTTTGATTCTGGCCAAGCTGCTCGCAGACAACGACGAAAAGAACCTTTCGCCAAGGCAGATCGGGTTCGCAAAGACTATCCATGATGCTGGCAGCGACCTCCTCCAACTGATCGATGACATTCTCGACCTGTCGATGGTTGAGGCGGGCAAGATGAAGGTACTCGCCGATCCAGCCACACTCGTAGAGCTCGCCGACTACCTAAGGGCCCTCTTCAATCCATTGGCAGCGGAAAAGGGCCTCAACTTCTCGGTGCGAGTGTCTCCGGAATTGCCTCCCACACTACTTACCGACGAACACCGACTGCTGCAAGTGATGCGCAACCTGGTTTCGAACGCAATCAAGTTCACCGACTCCGGTGAAGTCGGGGTGGCCATTCACCCCGCCGGCACGGATGTTCCGCCGGCCATACGGCGGCAGCTTATGGAGGCTGGGTCGCTTTCGGGTCCAGGCGTCGACGTCGTCGCGTTCGCTGTGATAGACACAGGGGTCGGCATCGTGGCCAGCCAGTTGGAGGTCATCTTCGAGGCGTTCAAGCAAGTTGACGCGATCAGCAGGCGCAAGTACGGAGGCGCGGGCCTCGGACTCACTATTTCGCGAGAGATCGCGTGGCTACTTGGTGGTGAGATCCATGTGCAGAGCGAACCAGGTCACGGCTCGACGTTCACGCTGTACTTGCCATTGTATCCGAGCGATCCATCGCAGGACGACGAGACGACAGCAAAGGCACAGAACGAATTCGCTGCGCTTATCAGGCGCCGTCAGGCAGCTGCAGCCCTACGTCAACAGCAGGCTGCGCTCCTGGACCTGACCGGTGCCGAAGCGCCGTCGAAGAACTTGGATGAGCACGGGGTCGTGGAGGTGGACCGGGACATCCGCTTTGACGGCGAGGTGTTAATCGTCGACCACGACATACGCAGCGTCTTCGCACTCACTAGCCTCTTGGAAGGCCACGGTCTGTACGTGAGCTATGCCGAGGACGGGGACGAGGCACTCGATTTGCTGGAGCAGCGCGACGGTATCAGGGTTGTCGTCATCGATGTCATGCTGCCGGTGGCGGACGGCCCGACGACGATCGCGAAGATTCGCCGGACGGCGAGGGGTCGTGCCATGCCCATCATCGCGCTGGCTTCAGGGGGTGCGCTTGGCGGCCAAGAGCTGGCTGTCGAGGCAGGCGCGTCCGACTGCGTGGCCAAGCCGGTCGACCCTGACGTCCTGCTACCCATGCTGCGCCGATGGATTGAGGAACCCTCAGACGCCCCTGAGGCTGGTCCATGA
- a CDS encoding transposase: MNAFGDTAGDTRQVLHQAGHRLFFTPASLRPAIPGGFTLDDFAIDTAAATVTCPAGHTVVLSDPGGQHSQHKAAFEDLCAGCPRRERCTKAKAGRILTIRPHHDLQAAVRRQAATEPTGKPPIAAGDHPSNAPSPGSSARQPHTPLLRNHRQQHLAPHPSSRPHSAD, from the coding sequence GTGAACGCCTTCGGCGACACCGCCGGCGACACGCGCCAAGTACTGCACCAAGCGGGACACCGGCTGTTCTTCACGCCCGCCTCGCTGCGGCCCGCCATCCCCGGCGGCTTCACCCTGGACGACTTCGCCATCGACACCGCCGCCGCCACAGTCACCTGCCCCGCCGGACACACCGTTGTGCTGTCGGACCCCGGCGGACAGCACAGCCAGCACAAGGCGGCCTTCGAAGACCTTTGCGCCGGATGTCCTCGGCGTGAGCGGTGCACCAAGGCCAAAGCCGGCCGCATCCTGACCATCCGGCCCCACCACGACCTGCAAGCGGCCGTCCGCCGCCAGGCCGCCACCGAGCCGACTGGCAAGCCGCCCATCGCCGCTGGCGACCACCCGTCGAACGCGCCGTCGCCTGGCTCGTCCGCACGGCAACCGCATACTCCGCTACTGCGGAACCATCGACAACAACACCTGGCTCCACATCCGAGCAGCCGCCCTCACTCCGCCGACTGA